The proteins below come from a single Parazoarcus communis genomic window:
- a CDS encoding U32 family peptidase, giving the protein MKLSLGPLLYYWPRQSVLDFYADIADSAADIVHLGETVCSRRHELRLDDWLEVAAMLADAGKEAVLSTQSLIESESDLKTLRRLCTQPRFRVEANDMGAVRLLAEAGRRDWIAGPTLNIFNPHTLDLMVQSGATRWVVPPEMSGTQLDEIRNALPGALEAEVFAYGRLPLAHSARCFTARHYNLQKDTCEFRCLGISDGLSLSTREGEPFLTLNGVQTQSARVHNLLADLPALANSAEVLRISPQGSHTREIVELFRAALDARQTPSAAFDASLPLMPDAPCNGFWHGKPGVDQLVSA; this is encoded by the coding sequence ATGAAACTCTCCCTTGGCCCCCTGCTGTACTACTGGCCCCGCCAGAGTGTGCTCGACTTCTATGCCGACATCGCCGACAGCGCGGCAGACATCGTGCATCTGGGCGAAACCGTGTGCTCGCGCCGCCACGAACTGCGCCTCGACGACTGGCTCGAGGTCGCCGCGATGCTCGCCGATGCCGGCAAGGAAGCGGTGCTCTCCACCCAGTCGCTGATCGAGTCCGAGTCCGACCTCAAGACCCTGCGCCGGCTATGTACTCAGCCACGCTTCCGCGTCGAAGCCAACGACATGGGTGCGGTACGTCTGCTGGCCGAGGCCGGTCGGCGCGACTGGATCGCCGGCCCCACGCTCAATATCTTCAACCCGCACACCCTGGATCTGATGGTGCAGTCCGGTGCGACGCGCTGGGTGGTCCCGCCGGAAATGTCCGGCACGCAACTCGACGAAATCCGCAACGCCCTGCCAGGCGCACTCGAAGCAGAGGTCTTCGCCTACGGCCGGCTGCCGCTGGCGCATTCCGCCCGCTGCTTCACCGCACGCCACTACAACCTGCAGAAGGACACCTGCGAGTTCCGCTGCCTCGGCATCAGCGACGGCCTGAGCCTGAGCACCCGCGAAGGCGAGCCCTTCCTCACCCTCAACGGCGTGCAGACGCAGTCGGCCCGGGTGCACAACCTGCTCGCCGACCTGCCCGCGCTGGCGAACAGCGCCGAGGTGCTGCGCATCAGCCCGCAGGGCAGCCACACCCGCGAGATTGTCGAGCTCTTCCGCGCCGCCCTCGACGCCCGTCAAACCCCCAGCGCGGCTTTCGATGCCAGCCTGCCCCTGATGCCCGACGCCCCCTGCAACGGCTTCTGGCATGGCAAACCCGGTGTCGATCAACTGGTCAGCGCCTGA
- the ubiU gene encoding ubiquinone anaerobic biosynthesis protein UbiU: MNSSQQIELVCPAGSLPALKTAIDHGANCVYLGFKDATNARNFTGLNFDPKQMRDGIAYAHQRGGKVLLALNTYPQAGNWSSWTAAVDRAAEMGIDAVILADPGLMAYAAKTHPQLRLHLSVQGSATSYEAINFYHERFGIQRAVLPRVLSLPQVEQVIANTTVEIEVFGFGGLCVMVEGRCALSAYATGESPNCNGACSPGKHVRWEQTPKGMETRLNGILIDRFADGERAGYPTLCKGRFEVNDETYYAIEEPTSLNTLELLPELARIGVRAIKIEGRQRSPAYVAQVTKVWRAALDQVMRAPDDFKALPAWMADLNKVSEGQSHTLGAYYRPWK, from the coding sequence ATGAATTCGTCCCAGCAGATCGAACTCGTCTGCCCTGCCGGCAGCCTGCCGGCACTCAAGACCGCCATCGACCACGGCGCGAACTGCGTCTATCTCGGCTTCAAGGACGCGACCAACGCGCGCAACTTCACCGGGCTCAACTTCGACCCCAAGCAGATGCGCGACGGCATTGCCTATGCGCACCAGCGCGGCGGCAAGGTCCTGCTCGCGCTCAACACCTATCCGCAGGCCGGCAACTGGTCGAGCTGGACGGCAGCCGTGGACCGCGCCGCCGAGATGGGCATCGACGCGGTCATCCTCGCCGACCCCGGCCTCATGGCCTACGCCGCAAAGACCCATCCGCAGCTGCGCCTGCATCTGTCGGTGCAGGGTTCGGCCACCAGCTACGAGGCGATCAACTTCTATCACGAACGCTTCGGCATCCAGCGCGCCGTGCTGCCACGTGTGCTGTCGCTGCCGCAGGTGGAGCAGGTCATTGCCAACACCACGGTCGAGATCGAGGTATTCGGTTTCGGCGGCCTGTGTGTAATGGTCGAGGGCCGTTGCGCCCTGTCAGCCTACGCCACCGGCGAGTCGCCCAACTGCAACGGCGCCTGCTCACCCGGCAAGCACGTGCGCTGGGAACAGACCCCGAAAGGCATGGAGACCCGGCTCAATGGCATCCTCATCGACCGCTTTGCCGACGGCGAGCGCGCCGGCTACCCGACGCTGTGCAAGGGCCGTTTCGAGGTCAATGACGAAACCTATTACGCGATCGAAGAGCCGACCAGCCTGAACACGCTGGAGCTGCTGCCCGAGCTCGCCCGCATCGGCGTGCGTGCCATCAAGATCGAGGGCCGCCAGCGCAGTCCGGCCTATGTCGCCCAGGTCACCAAGGTGTGGCGCGCGGCGCTCGACCAGGTGATGCGCGCACCCGACGACTTCAAGGCGCTGCCGGCCTGGATGGCCGATCTCAACAAGGTTTCCGAGGGCCAGAGCCATACCCTCGGCGCCTACTACCGTCCGTGGAAATAA
- a CDS encoding sodium:solute symporter family protein — protein sequence MLLWLVVTYLLVSIAIGLIAATRVHNTRDYITAGRNLPMFVVLAMVFATWFGAETVLGISATFLEEGFRGLISDPLGAAVCLVLFGLIFARPLYLMNLLTLGDFFRQRYNRSTELILSICIVLSYLGWVAAQVTALGLVFNVLSQGMVSSNEGMLIGAGVVLLYTLFGGMWSVAMTTFVQMIVIVLGLIYVTWLAGDMAGGFSNVVGQAAAEGKLDFLPTLDSADMIGWIAAFLTMALGSIPQQDVFQRVNSSRNERIAVWGTTLGGVSYFFFAAVPLFLAYTAQIIDPAMVERLIEEDSQLILPTLIIQYMPFAAQVIFFGALLSVIMSTASGTLLAPSVTFSENVLKGFFPGMSDRQFLLSTRVTVVVFTVLVTLYATSTESSIHQMVENAYRVTLAGAFVPLAAGLFWKRANNLGAGLAIALGLFTWIFFELFVPEGDIEPQLFGLAASAIGMLIGGLVGAPSHHRPRAGHHGAAAATHHTSR from the coding sequence ATGCTGCTCTGGCTCGTCGTCACCTACCTGCTTGTGTCCATTGCCATCGGCCTGATTGCAGCAACACGCGTGCACAACACCCGTGACTACATCACTGCCGGTCGCAACCTGCCGATGTTCGTCGTGCTTGCCATGGTGTTTGCCACCTGGTTCGGCGCCGAAACCGTACTCGGCATCTCCGCCACCTTTCTCGAAGAAGGCTTTCGCGGCCTGATTTCGGACCCGCTGGGTGCGGCGGTGTGCCTGGTGCTGTTCGGCCTCATCTTCGCCCGCCCGCTGTACCTCATGAACCTGCTGACGCTGGGCGACTTCTTCCGCCAGCGCTACAACCGCAGCACCGAGCTCATCCTGTCGATCTGCATCGTGCTGTCCTATCTTGGCTGGGTTGCGGCCCAGGTCACCGCGCTGGGGCTGGTCTTCAACGTGCTTTCTCAGGGCATGGTTTCGAGCAACGAAGGCATGCTGATCGGTGCCGGTGTAGTGTTGCTCTACACTCTGTTCGGCGGCATGTGGTCGGTGGCGATGACCACCTTCGTGCAGATGATCGTGATCGTGCTCGGCCTGATCTACGTCACCTGGCTTGCAGGCGACATGGCCGGCGGCTTTTCCAATGTGGTGGGCCAGGCGGCCGCCGAGGGCAAGCTCGACTTCCTGCCCACACTGGACTCAGCCGACATGATCGGCTGGATTGCGGCCTTTCTGACCATGGCGCTCGGTTCGATCCCGCAGCAGGACGTGTTCCAGCGTGTCAATTCGTCGCGCAACGAACGCATCGCGGTGTGGGGAACGACGCTGGGCGGCGTGTCGTATTTCTTCTTTGCCGCGGTACCGCTGTTCCTCGCCTATACCGCCCAGATCATCGACCCCGCCATGGTCGAGCGCCTGATCGAGGAGGACTCACAGCTCATCCTGCCGACCCTGATCATTCAGTACATGCCTTTTGCCGCACAGGTCATCTTCTTTGGCGCCCTGCTGTCGGTGATCATGAGCACCGCCTCCGGCACCTTGCTGGCACCCTCGGTCACCTTCTCCGAGAACGTGCTGAAGGGCTTCTTCCCCGGCATGAGCGACCGCCAGTTCCTGCTCAGCACGCGGGTCACCGTGGTCGTGTTCACCGTGCTGGTCACGCTGTACGCAACCAGCACCGAGTCGAGCATTCATCAGATGGTCGAGAACGCATACCGCGTTACCCTGGCCGGCGCTTTCGTGCCACTCGCGGCGGGGCTGTTCTGGAAGCGCGCCAACAACCTCGGCGCGGGCCTGGCCATTGCACTCGGCCTGTTCACGTGGATTTTCTTCGAACTCTTCGTCCCCGAAGGCGACATCGAGCCCCAGTTGTTCGGCCTCGCAGCCAGTGCGATCGGCATGCTGATCGGCGGTCTGGTGGGGGCACCGTCCCATCACCGTCCGCGCGCCGGTCATCACGGGGCTGCTGCCGCAACCCACCACACTTCGCGCTGA
- the rocD gene encoding ornithine--oxo-acid transaminase: MTNTTHLPAGPHTRLTIISAASALGAPHPGSAAAAQYLRSNGLSERLSNAGIHAEWSDAVRPTQPPAHMEGTEDMAARLEACAAFARRLADRLAVLDPDAFPLILGGDHAIAAGTWRGIGRRADGAPGLIWIDAHLDSHTAESTHSGNIHGMPLAALLGEGDRSLVGIPGPRLDPARVCVIGARAWEAEEHERLTQLGVRIFDMNEIRERGLPAVFCDALTIVRGSGSQPGFGLSLDVDALDPLAVPAVTCPAPEGIDPQALADVLLTLRTCGDFIAMEITEYRPDLDTDGRSGDWVAEIACAALGPGSYWLREKERHFGASNYAPLPVVFHRGEGVWLWDVEGRRYLDMMSAYSAVSFGHGHPRLLRALEDQARRLALTSRAFSNDRLPLLLERMCGLFGFERALPVNTGLEAVETALKAARKWAYTVKGVAADKAEIIACDGNFHGRSIAIVGLSASEQYRDGFGPFPPGLRRIPFGDSAALEAAITPETAAFLVEPIQGEGGIIVPPAGYLARCAEICRRHRVLLIADEVQTGLGRTGRLLACDHDGVRPDGLILGKALGGGLLPVSAFLADREVMDVFHPGDHGSTFGGNPLGAAVALEVLALLAEGSPWKRADQLGERLRSRLEAAKLPSVREIRGRGLLIGIAIDPNIASAASVAETLLARGIATRDTTGNVIRLAPPLIIDEATLDDSADTVIDTLAALGG; encoded by the coding sequence ATGACGAATACAACCCACCTGCCGGCCGGCCCCCACACCCGGCTCACCATCATCAGCGCGGCATCCGCGCTCGGCGCGCCGCATCCCGGCTCGGCCGCGGCAGCGCAGTACCTGCGCAGCAATGGTTTGAGCGAGCGCCTCTCGAACGCTGGCATCCATGCCGAATGGTCGGATGCCGTGCGCCCCACCCAGCCTCCGGCCCACATGGAGGGCACGGAGGACATGGCAGCCCGACTGGAAGCCTGCGCGGCATTCGCGCGACGCCTGGCTGACCGCCTGGCCGTACTCGACCCGGACGCGTTCCCGTTGATCCTCGGCGGCGATCACGCCATTGCCGCAGGAACCTGGCGCGGTATCGGCCGGCGCGCCGACGGTGCGCCCGGCCTGATCTGGATCGATGCCCACCTCGACAGCCACACGGCCGAGTCCACCCATTCGGGCAATATCCACGGCATGCCGCTGGCGGCCCTGCTGGGCGAGGGTGACCGCAGCCTGGTCGGCATCCCCGGCCCACGACTCGATCCGGCACGGGTGTGCGTCATCGGCGCCCGCGCCTGGGAAGCGGAAGAACACGAACGTCTGACTCAGCTCGGCGTACGCATCTTCGACATGAACGAAATCCGCGAACGCGGCCTGCCCGCCGTGTTCTGCGATGCGCTGACGATCGTGCGCGGCAGTGGCAGCCAGCCCGGCTTCGGCCTCAGTCTCGACGTCGATGCCCTCGACCCGCTGGCCGTGCCTGCCGTGACCTGCCCGGCTCCCGAAGGCATCGACCCCCAGGCGCTGGCCGACGTCCTGCTCACGCTCAGGACCTGCGGCGACTTCATCGCGATGGAGATCACCGAGTACCGGCCCGACCTCGACACCGACGGTCGCAGCGGGGACTGGGTGGCCGAAATCGCCTGCGCTGCGCTGGGACCGGGGAGCTACTGGCTGCGCGAAAAGGAGCGTCACTTCGGCGCCAGCAACTACGCGCCGCTGCCGGTCGTGTTTCACCGCGGCGAAGGCGTATGGCTGTGGGACGTCGAAGGGCGCCGCTACCTCGACATGATGAGTGCCTACTCGGCGGTGAGTTTCGGCCATGGTCACCCGCGCCTGCTGCGTGCGCTCGAAGACCAGGCGCGACGGCTCGCGCTGACCTCACGCGCGTTTTCCAACGACCGCCTTCCGCTGCTGCTCGAACGCATGTGCGGGCTGTTCGGCTTTGAACGCGCACTGCCGGTCAACACCGGACTTGAGGCCGTCGAGACCGCGCTCAAGGCTGCACGCAAGTGGGCCTATACGGTGAAAGGCGTCGCAGCAGACAAGGCGGAAATCATCGCCTGCGACGGCAACTTCCATGGCCGCTCGATCGCGATCGTCGGACTCTCTGCCAGCGAGCAGTACCGCGACGGCTTCGGCCCCTTCCCGCCCGGGCTGCGCCGCATCCCCTTTGGCGACTCGGCGGCGCTCGAAGCGGCAATCACGCCCGAAACCGCTGCCTTCCTGGTCGAACCGATCCAGGGCGAAGGTGGCATCATCGTGCCGCCCGCCGGCTACCTGGCGCGCTGCGCCGAGATCTGCCGTCGCCACCGCGTGCTGCTCATCGCCGACGAGGTGCAGACCGGGCTCGGCCGCACCGGCCGACTGCTGGCCTGCGACCACGACGGCGTGCGTCCGGACGGCCTCATTCTCGGCAAGGCGCTGGGGGGCGGCCTGCTGCCGGTATCGGCCTTCCTCGCCGACCGGGAGGTCATGGACGTCTTTCATCCCGGCGACCACGGCTCCACCTTCGGCGGCAACCCGCTCGGCGCAGCCGTCGCGCTGGAAGTGCTCGCACTGCTCGCAGAGGGCAGTCCCTGGAAGCGCGCAGACCAACTCGGCGAGCGCCTGCGAAGCCGCCTGGAAGCGGCAAAACTACCCAGCGTTCGCGAAATCCGCGGCCGCGGCCTGCTGATCGGCATTGCCATCGACCCGAACATCGCATCCGCCGCAAGCGTCGCCGAAACGCTGCTTGCCCGCGGCATTGCAACTCGCGACACGACCGGCAACGTGATACGCCTTGCGCCACCGCTGATCATCGACGAGGCAACGCTCGACGACAGTGCGGACACGGTCATCGACACCTTGGCCGCACTGGGCGGCTGA
- the ubiB gene encoding ubiquinone biosynthesis regulatory protein kinase UbiB has protein sequence MRLLRLTKIVSVSLRFGLDRMILDADASGRLARVWNVVFFWRTYDEPRGVRLRRALESLGPIFVKFGQMLSTRRDLLPPDLADELAMLQDRVPPFPTEQALALLQTMYGKPVDDVFGNFNRTPVASASVAQVHFAELPDGTEVAVKILRPGIEHVIAHDLALLEVAAMLLEKVWPEGRRLKPREVVAEFTKYLNDELDLMREAANCSQLRRNFKDSSLMIVPEVHWDWCGRNVMVMERMHGVQISQIEALKAQGTDLPALSRAGVEIFFTQVFRDGFFHADMHPGNIFVHSDGRYIALDFGIMGTLNEVDKNYLATNFLAFFQRDYHRVALAHIEAGWVPAKTRVDEFEAAIRTVCEPIFDKPLKDISFGKTLLRLFQTARRFEMEVQPQLVLLQKTLLNIEGLGRQLDPELDLWKTAKPFLERWMNEQMGWRALIREIKTEAPSWAGTLPQLPRLIHNTLTEGSKQQAAQQARMEQLARQQRRQGWLLSAIGVLAAALVALEAYRIFGG, from the coding sequence GTGCGTCTCCTGCGTCTCACCAAGATCGTTTCCGTCAGTCTGCGTTTCGGTCTGGACCGAATGATTCTTGACGCCGACGCCAGCGGTCGACTGGCCCGCGTTTGGAACGTCGTGTTCTTCTGGCGCACCTACGACGAACCTCGTGGCGTACGCCTGCGTCGGGCGCTCGAGTCGCTCGGCCCCATCTTCGTCAAGTTCGGGCAGATGCTCTCCACGCGGCGCGATCTGCTTCCGCCAGACCTCGCTGACGAGCTTGCAATGCTGCAGGACAGGGTGCCGCCCTTCCCCACCGAGCAGGCACTTGCGCTGCTGCAGACCATGTACGGCAAGCCGGTCGATGACGTGTTCGGCAACTTCAACCGCACGCCGGTGGCCTCCGCCTCGGTGGCGCAGGTGCACTTTGCCGAGCTGCCCGATGGCACCGAAGTGGCGGTCAAGATTCTGCGTCCGGGCATCGAGCATGTGATCGCGCACGATCTGGCCTTGCTCGAAGTCGCGGCCATGCTGCTGGAGAAGGTCTGGCCCGAGGGCCGGCGGCTCAAGCCGCGCGAAGTCGTTGCCGAGTTCACCAAGTATCTGAACGACGAACTCGACCTCATGCGCGAAGCCGCCAACTGCTCGCAGCTGCGGCGCAACTTCAAGGACTCGTCCCTGATGATCGTGCCCGAGGTGCACTGGGACTGGTGCGGCCGCAACGTGATGGTGATGGAGCGCATGCATGGCGTGCAGATCTCCCAGATCGAAGCGCTGAAGGCGCAGGGCACAGACCTGCCCGCACTGTCGCGGGCCGGGGTGGAGATCTTCTTCACCCAGGTGTTCCGCGACGGCTTCTTTCATGCGGACATGCATCCGGGCAATATCTTCGTGCATTCCGACGGGCGCTACATTGCACTCGATTTCGGCATCATGGGCACGCTCAACGAAGTCGACAAGAACTACCTCGCGACCAACTTCCTTGCCTTCTTCCAGCGCGACTACCACCGCGTCGCACTGGCCCATATCGAGGCGGGCTGGGTGCCGGCCAAGACCCGGGTGGACGAATTCGAAGCCGCGATCCGCACCGTGTGCGAGCCGATTTTCGACAAGCCGCTGAAGGACATCTCCTTCGGCAAGACCCTGTTGCGCCTGTTTCAGACCGCGCGCCGCTTCGAGATGGAGGTGCAGCCGCAACTGGTGCTACTGCAGAAAACCCTGCTCAACATCGAGGGCCTCGGGCGCCAGCTCGACCCTGAGCTCGACCTGTGGAAGACAGCAAAGCCTTTTCTCGAGCGCTGGATGAACGAGCAGATGGGCTGGCGTGCGCTGATCCGCGAAATCAAGACCGAGGCACCGAGCTGGGCCGGCACCCTGCCGCAACTACCCCGACTGATACACAACACGCTTACCGAAGGCAGCAAGCAGCAGGCTGCACAGCAGGCGCGCATGGAGCAACTCGCCCGCCAGCAGCGCCGGCAAGGGTGGCTGTTGTCGGCCATCGGCGTGCTTGCCGCGGCCCTGGTTGCGCTGGAGGCATACCGGATTTTCGGCGGCTGA
- the argS gene encoding arginine--tRNA ligase: MSADPKVLLADLLKAALKSVAPDLADTPILLERPKQASHGDFATNLALQLAKPMKRNPRELAAKLLAELPASTLVAKTEVAGAGFINFTLNTAAKTAVVSEVLAKGAAFGRGEKKNVKVQVEFVSANPTGPLHVGHGRGAAYGASLSDVLDFAGYDVSREYYVNDAGRQMDILALSTWLRYLAFFGIEVAFPPNAYQGDYVVTMGREMRDAHQDRFARFTAAQVTAGTPGLPPVERKDDEAKQQRELHLDALIANAKRLLGEDYPWVHGFALNEQLGDGREDLQEFGVRFDKWFSEQSLFDTGLVERAVTQLEQQGHIYVQNGAKWFRSTAFGDEKDRVVQRENGLYTYFASDIAYHLNKYERGFDRIIDIWGADHHGYIPRVKGAIAALGLPTEKLNVALVQFAVLYRDGQKTSMSTRSGEFVTLRELRKEVGNDACRFFYVLRKSDQHLDFDLDLAKSQSNENPVYYVQYAHARVCSVLNQWGGERDELAQADLGQLQNERELALCASLSTFPELVQSAAADYAPHQIAFYLKDLAADFHSWYNAERMLVDDEAVKLARLALAEAVRQVLVSGLAVLGVSAPESM, translated from the coding sequence ATGAGCGCCGACCCCAAAGTTCTACTTGCCGATCTCCTGAAAGCCGCGCTGAAAAGCGTTGCGCCCGATCTGGCCGATACCCCGATCCTGCTGGAGCGCCCGAAGCAGGCGAGCCATGGGGATTTCGCCACCAACCTTGCGCTGCAGCTGGCCAAGCCGATGAAGCGCAACCCGCGCGAACTCGCGGCGAAACTGCTGGCCGAATTGCCGGCCTCGACGCTGGTGGCGAAGACCGAGGTGGCCGGTGCGGGCTTCATCAACTTCACGCTGAATACTGCCGCCAAGACGGCCGTGGTCAGCGAGGTGCTCGCCAAGGGCGCTGCATTCGGACGCGGCGAGAAGAAGAACGTGAAGGTTCAGGTGGAATTCGTTTCCGCCAACCCCACCGGCCCCCTGCATGTCGGCCACGGCCGTGGTGCGGCCTACGGCGCCTCGCTGTCGGACGTGCTGGACTTCGCCGGTTACGATGTCAGCCGCGAGTACTACGTCAATGATGCCGGCCGTCAGATGGACATCCTGGCCCTGTCGACCTGGTTGCGCTACCTCGCCTTCTTCGGGATCGAGGTCGCATTCCCGCCCAATGCCTACCAGGGCGATTACGTCGTGACCATGGGGCGTGAGATGCGCGACGCCCATCAGGACCGTTTCGCCAGGTTTACCGCAGCGCAGGTGACGGCCGGCACGCCCGGCCTGCCGCCCGTCGAACGCAAGGACGACGAAGCCAAGCAGCAGCGCGAACTGCACCTCGATGCCCTGATCGCCAATGCCAAGCGTCTGCTCGGCGAGGACTACCCCTGGGTGCATGGCTTTGCACTCAACGAGCAGCTGGGCGACGGTCGTGAGGACCTGCAGGAATTCGGCGTGCGCTTCGACAAGTGGTTCTCGGAGCAGAGCCTGTTCGATACCGGCCTGGTCGAGCGTGCGGTGACCCAGCTCGAGCAGCAGGGCCATATCTACGTCCAGAACGGTGCCAAGTGGTTCCGCTCCACAGCATTCGGCGACGAGAAGGACCGCGTGGTTCAGCGCGAGAACGGGCTTTACACCTATTTTGCGTCGGATATCGCCTATCACCTGAACAAGTATGAGCGTGGCTTCGACCGCATCATCGACATCTGGGGTGCAGACCACCACGGTTACATCCCGCGCGTGAAGGGCGCCATCGCTGCGCTTGGCCTGCCGACGGAAAAGCTCAACGTGGCGCTGGTGCAGTTCGCGGTGCTGTACCGCGACGGGCAGAAGACTTCGATGTCGACCCGCTCCGGCGAGTTCGTCACCCTGCGCGAGCTGCGCAAGGAAGTCGGCAACGACGCATGCCGTTTCTTCTACGTGCTGCGCAAGTCCGACCAGCACCTCGACTTCGATCTCGATCTGGCCAAGAGTCAGAGCAACGAGAACCCGGTGTACTACGTGCAGTACGCACATGCGCGGGTGTGCTCGGTGCTCAATCAGTGGGGCGGAGAGCGTGACGAACTGGCACAGGCCGATCTTGGCCAGCTGCAGAACGAGCGTGAGCTCGCGCTGTGTGCCAGCCTGTCGACCTTTCCCGAGCTGGTGCAGTCGGCAGCGGCTGACTACGCGCCGCACCAGATTGCCTTCTACCTGAAGGACCTCGCGGCAGACTTCCACAGCTGGTACAACGCCGAGCGCATGCTGGTCGATGACGAGGCCGTCAAGCTCGCCCGTCTGGCGCTTGCCGAGGCGGTGCGTCAGGTGCTGGTGAGCGGCCTGGCCGTGCTCGGTGTGTCCGCACCTGAATCGATGTAA
- a CDS encoding SPOR domain-containing protein — protein MTQPRKAPRKSGRAPARSGGGTLIGIFIGLMLGALIAAGAAWFFTRANPFQSAPVAPRVPAVNQPPAALPGKPGDRPVVKQDFEFYKILPQGDNVPAAQAPAETPRAPVEERAVEKLYLQLGAFENAAEADNLKARLALAGVEASSQRGQLPDGRTVHRVRIGPFAGPDELNPVRSRLASSGFNTTVTRAGQ, from the coding sequence TTGACTCAGCCTCGTAAAGCCCCCCGCAAGTCGGGTCGTGCTCCCGCTCGCAGCGGTGGCGGGACCCTGATCGGCATTTTCATCGGCCTGATGCTGGGCGCGCTGATTGCTGCGGGTGCGGCATGGTTCTTCACCCGCGCCAACCCGTTCCAGTCGGCGCCGGTCGCGCCACGCGTGCCAGCGGTCAATCAGCCGCCTGCCGCGCTGCCCGGAAAGCCCGGCGACCGCCCGGTCGTGAAGCAGGACTTCGAGTTCTACAAGATCCTGCCGCAGGGCGACAACGTGCCTGCGGCACAGGCTCCGGCTGAAACGCCGAGGGCACCGGTCGAAGAGCGCGCGGTGGAAAAGCTCTATCTTCAGCTCGGTGCGTTCGAGAATGCGGCCGAGGCGGACAACCTGAAGGCAAGGTTGGCGCTGGCCGGCGTCGAGGCGAGTTCGCAGCGTGGCCAGTTGCCCGATGGACGCACTGTGCACCGGGTGCGGATCGGTCCCTTCGCCGGCCCGGATGAGCTGAATCCGGTTCGCAGCCGTCTCGCCTCGTCTGGCTTCAACACCACTGTGACCCGCGCCGGTCAGTGA
- a CDS encoding thiol:disulfide interchange protein DsbA/DsbL, whose translation MNRRHALQQLGAFALLASPAAAVLAQSGSGQGYQVLEPAVPTATKGKIEVIEFFHYGCPHCRDFDPLLEQWKKRLPADISFVRVPAIWGNPQLQALARLYYTFEVTGQVDALHEPVFGAVQDDREPLNTEDGVRAWVGKRGIDTAKFMEAYKSFGVESLVKRADQIARAYKVQGVPTMAVDGRFITSASLTGSHEGTLKQVDSLLARVRSEARKT comes from the coding sequence ATGAATCGTCGTCATGCCCTGCAGCAACTTGGCGCGTTTGCGCTTTTGGCCAGTCCAGCAGCTGCGGTGCTTGCCCAAAGTGGTTCCGGTCAGGGGTACCAGGTGCTGGAGCCGGCCGTCCCGACGGCGACCAAGGGCAAGATCGAGGTAATCGAGTTTTTCCACTACGGTTGCCCGCACTGCCGTGACTTCGATCCGCTGCTTGAGCAGTGGAAGAAGCGCTTGCCGGCCGATATCAGCTTCGTGCGCGTGCCGGCCATCTGGGGCAACCCGCAGCTGCAGGCACTGGCCCGGCTTTACTACACCTTCGAGGTGACGGGTCAGGTCGACGCCCTGCACGAGCCGGTTTTCGGTGCGGTTCAGGACGACAGGGAACCGCTGAATACCGAAGACGGCGTGCGCGCGTGGGTGGGCAAGCGCGGCATCGATACCGCGAAGTTCATGGAGGCCTACAAGTCCTTCGGCGTGGAGTCGCTCGTCAAGCGTGCGGACCAGATCGCTCGCGCGTACAAGGTTCAGGGCGTGCCGACGATGGCGGTGGATGGTCGTTTCATCACTTCGGCCTCTCTCACCGGCAGCCACGAAGGTACGCTGAAGCAGGTCGATAGCCTGCTGGCACGCGTGCGCAGCGAAGCGCGCAAGACCTGA
- a CDS encoding SDR family oxidoreductase, which produces MTEPGLPLRVLITGASSGLGEALARHYAGMGATLGLIARRAEPMHALVASLPGTHQVLVADVGDPLALRGAANQFVEAFGVPDIVIANAGVSVGTLTEYAEDVDAFERVLRTNLLGMVSTFQPFVEAMRLRGSGRLVGIASVAGIRGLPGAGAYSASKAGALAYLESLRVELHDSGVKVVTVAPGYIRTPMTAINPYPMPFILDADVAAQRIARVIERGDRFAVTPWQMGWVAKLLRILPRSVFDRVFARAGRKPRGLPL; this is translated from the coding sequence GTGACTGAGCCGGGGCTGCCGCTGCGCGTCCTCATTACGGGGGCGTCCAGCGGCCTGGGCGAAGCGCTTGCCCGGCACTATGCAGGCATGGGCGCAACGCTGGGACTGATTGCACGCCGTGCCGAGCCGATGCACGCGCTGGTGGCGTCGCTCCCCGGCACGCACCAGGTACTGGTCGCCGATGTTGGTGATCCGCTGGCACTGCGTGGCGCTGCCAACCAGTTTGTCGAAGCCTTCGGTGTGCCCGACATCGTCATTGCCAACGCCGGCGTGTCGGTCGGGACGCTCACCGAATATGCAGAGGACGTCGATGCGTTCGAGCGCGTGCTGCGCACGAATCTGCTCGGCATGGTGTCGACCTTCCAGCCCTTCGTCGAGGCCATGCGTCTTCGCGGTAGCGGGCGACTGGTCGGGATTGCCTCGGTGGCAGGCATTCGCGGCTTGCCCGGTGCGGGGGCCTACAGCGCATCGAAGGCGGGTGCGCTTGCCTACCTGGAAAGCTTGCGTGTCGAGCTCCACGACAGCGGTGTGAAGGTGGTCACCGTGGCGCCCGGTTACATCCGCACGCCGATGACCGCGATCAACCCCTATCCCATGCCCTTCATTCTCGACGCCGATGTGGCCGCGCAGCGGATTGCGCGCGTTATCGAGCGTGGTGATCGCTTTGCCGTGACGCCCTGGCAGATGGGCTGGGTGGCAAAGCTTTTGCGCATTCTGCCCCGCAGCGTGTTCGACCGTGTGTTTGCCCGGGCCGGACGCAAACCGCGCGGGCTTCCTCTCTGA